A section of the Pristiophorus japonicus isolate sPriJap1 chromosome 4, sPriJap1.hap1, whole genome shotgun sequence genome encodes:
- the ckba gene encoding creatine kinase, brain a isoform X1 — protein MPFSNSHNLLKMKYSPEEEFPDLSQHNNHMAKILSLDLYSRLRDKQTPSGFTLDDAIQTGIDNPGHPFIMTVGCVAGDEESYEVFKDLFDPIIRDRHGGYKPTDQHKTDLHHENLKGGDDLDSNYVLSSRVRTGRSICGFCLPPHCSRGERRAIEKLSEEALKSLDGEFTGKYYALKNMTDQEQQNLIDDHFLFDKPVSPLLLASGMGRDWPDGRGIWHNDNKSFLVWVNEEDHLRVISMQKGGNMKEVFTRFCTGLTKIENVFKNNGRAFMWNEHLGYVLTCPSNLGTGLRAGVHVKLPNLSKHDKFGDVLKRLRLQKRGTGGVDTAAVGGVFDISNADRLGFSEVELVQMVVDGVKLLVEMEKHLEKGQAIDGLIPTQK, from the exons ATGCCATTCAGCAACAGTCACAACCTTCTGAAGATGAAATATTCTCCTGAAGAAGAATTTCCGGATTTGAGCCAACATAACAACCACATGGCTAAAATCCTGAGCCTGGACCTGTATAGCAGGCTGAGAGATAAACAGACCCCCAGCGGATTTACCCTTGACGATGCCATTCAGACTGGGATTGACAACCCAG GGCACCCATTTATTATGACAGTAGGTTGTGTCGCTGGTGATGAAGAATCCTATGAGGTTTTCAAGGACCTCTTTGATCCAATAATTCGGGACCGTCATGGTGGTTACAAACCTACTGACCAGCACAAAACTGACCTTCACCATGAGAATCTCAAG GGTGGTGACGATCTAGATTCCAACTATGTACTGAGTAGTCGAGTCCGCACTGGACGCAGTATATGTGGCTTTTGCCTTCCCCCACATTGCAGTCGAGGGGAGCGTCGTGCCATTGAGAAACTTTCAGAGGAAG CCTTGAAAAGTCTGGATGGTGAATTTACTGGAAAATACTATGCCCTGAAGAACATGACTGACCAGGAGCAGCAGAATCTAATTGATGACCACTTTCTGTTTGACAAGCCTGTGTCTCCACTGCTGTTGGCCTCTGGGATGGGGCGTGACTGGCCCGATGGCAGAGGCATCTG GCACAATGACAATAAGTCTTTTCTAGTTTGGGTAAATGAAGAAGATCATCTGCGTGTCATCTCAATGCAGAAAGGTGGAAACATGAAGGAAGTCTTCACCCGTTTCTGTACTGGACTAACAAAG ATTGAAAATGTCTTCAAAAACAATGGTCGCGCATTTATGTGGAATGAGCATCTTGGTTACGTCCTGACATGCCCATCTAACCTGGGAACAGGTCTCCGTGCTGGTGTCCATGTGAAACTTCCCAATCTCAGCAAACATGATAAATTTGGTGATGTTCTGAAACGACTGCGGCTGCAGAAGCGTGGGACAG GTGGTGTCGACACTGCTGCAGTTGGTGGTGTTTTTGATATTTCCAATGCTGACCGTCTGGGCTTCTCTGAAGTTGAATTGGTTCAAATGGTGGTCGATGGTGTGAAGCTGCTAGTTGAAATGGAGAAACACCTTGAAAAGGGCCAGGCCATTGATGGTCTTATCCCAACTCAGAAGTAA
- the ckba gene encoding creatine kinase, brain a isoform X2, giving the protein MATLKIKRLSAEEEFPDLSKHNNHMAKVLTLDLYKKLQDESTPSGFTLDDVIQTGIDNPGHPFIMTVGCVAGDEESYEVFKDLFDPIIRDRHGGYKPTDQHKTDLHHENLKGGDDLDSNYVLSSRVRTGRSICGFCLPPHCSRGERRAIEKLSEEALKSLDGEFTGKYYALKNMTDQEQQNLIDDHFLFDKPVSPLLLASGMGRDWPDGRGIWHNDNKSFLVWVNEEDHLRVISMQKGGNMKEVFTRFCTGLTKIENVFKNNGRAFMWNEHLGYVLTCPSNLGTGLRAGVHVKLPNLSKHDKFGDVLKRLRLQKRGTGGVDTAAVGGVFDISNADRLGFSEVELVQMVVDGVKLLVEMEKHLEKGQAIDGLIPTQK; this is encoded by the exons ATGGCCACGCTAAAGATAAAGAGGCTGTCAGCGGAAGAGGAGTTCCCCGATCTGAGCAAACACAATAACCATATGGCGAAAGTGCTCACTCTGGATCTCTACAAGAAACTCCAAGACGAATCAACCCCCAGTGGCTTCACCTTGGATGATGTGATTCAGACTGGGATTGATAATCCCG GGCACCCATTTATTATGACAGTAGGTTGTGTCGCTGGTGATGAAGAATCCTATGAGGTTTTCAAGGACCTCTTTGATCCAATAATTCGGGACCGTCATGGTGGTTACAAACCTACTGACCAGCACAAAACTGACCTTCACCATGAGAATCTCAAG GGTGGTGACGATCTAGATTCCAACTATGTACTGAGTAGTCGAGTCCGCACTGGACGCAGTATATGTGGCTTTTGCCTTCCCCCACATTGCAGTCGAGGGGAGCGTCGTGCCATTGAGAAACTTTCAGAGGAAG CCTTGAAAAGTCTGGATGGTGAATTTACTGGAAAATACTATGCCCTGAAGAACATGACTGACCAGGAGCAGCAGAATCTAATTGATGACCACTTTCTGTTTGACAAGCCTGTGTCTCCACTGCTGTTGGCCTCTGGGATGGGGCGTGACTGGCCCGATGGCAGAGGCATCTG GCACAATGACAATAAGTCTTTTCTAGTTTGGGTAAATGAAGAAGATCATCTGCGTGTCATCTCAATGCAGAAAGGTGGAAACATGAAGGAAGTCTTCACCCGTTTCTGTACTGGACTAACAAAG ATTGAAAATGTCTTCAAAAACAATGGTCGCGCATTTATGTGGAATGAGCATCTTGGTTACGTCCTGACATGCCCATCTAACCTGGGAACAGGTCTCCGTGCTGGTGTCCATGTGAAACTTCCCAATCTCAGCAAACATGATAAATTTGGTGATGTTCTGAAACGACTGCGGCTGCAGAAGCGTGGGACAG GTGGTGTCGACACTGCTGCAGTTGGTGGTGTTTTTGATATTTCCAATGCTGACCGTCTGGGCTTCTCTGAAGTTGAATTGGTTCAAATGGTGGTCGATGGTGTGAAGCTGCTAGTTGAAATGGAGAAACACCTTGAAAAGGGCCAGGCCATTGATGGTCTTATCCCAACTCAGAAGTAA